A genomic segment from Sorangium aterium encodes:
- a CDS encoding DUF6531 domain-containing protein has translation MARTAPVPNIPAIPGMNPGVFILGGGAGGGGSGGRGGNGAGGDQGAGGKNGGNGAQGGGRNAGSCGQGSGGGCPNPTHGGGGGTHAGHPIDPVTGRVYTLAVTDMALPGAFPLVIERAYNSAQRDLDYGLGYGWNHSLGWRVIELRRRRVRVVTATALACEDRCPDEGETVKLPVGWLTRTRDGYLLEADDGITRVFEDVFAIDNEFRLSALLDHNGNQARLFYENGTGPLQFVNDSVGRLLRVRRHRDGRIAAFEVKNASSRGAWTSFRTYEYDERGDLVVARDALGHAMTFAYDMDHRLALERWPTGLEVHYRYDDRGRCVETWCNDPNERALLAEGVPEVLADGSRAKGVLHAKVEYCGDENNVITSRALRRIGVNAFGKADRIVWAGQVHENVFDDAGELVGYRDGLGRTWRMGEAGGAYRVVDPLAQVTEYRYDDRGNVVTTRGPDGLETQHARDPDGNLIYLSDAMGLVASFRYDERGCLVHAETADGGKTAMTYDALCNRIGIVEPDGGARALRYDFLGRLVEMRDEKGGVHRWIYDAMGRVVEHRSPLGARTVTSYDEAGRFAGERDADGRWFRLIYAGLREVIAVERSDGTRVSYAYDRELDWYASSTRRATCTPSSGTSKGGSSRSAPSTVAGCGTGTIRPGGCRGSPSTTANSSSSPTTSSIG, from the coding sequence ATGGCGCGCACAGCTCCGGTTCCGAACATCCCCGCGATCCCTGGAATGAACCCTGGTGTCTTCATCCTCGGCGGCGGCGCCGGCGGCGGTGGCAGCGGCGGGCGGGGCGGCAACGGCGCCGGCGGCGATCAGGGCGCGGGCGGCAAGAACGGCGGCAACGGCGCCCAGGGCGGCGGCCGCAACGCCGGCAGCTGCGGTCAGGGCAGCGGCGGCGGCTGCCCCAACCCGACGCACGGGGGCGGTGGAGGAACGCACGCGGGGCACCCCATCGATCCGGTCACGGGCCGTGTCTACACGCTCGCCGTCACCGACATGGCGCTGCCGGGAGCGTTCCCGCTCGTGATCGAGCGCGCCTATAACTCTGCGCAGCGCGACCTCGACTACGGCCTTGGCTACGGCTGGAACCATTCGCTCGGCTGGCGCGTCATCGAGCTCCGCCGCCGCAGGGTGCGCGTCGTCACCGCGACGGCGCTCGCGTGCGAGGACCGCTGCCCCGACGAGGGAGAGACCGTGAAGCTCCCCGTCGGATGGCTGACGCGCACCCGCGACGGCTATCTCCTCGAGGCGGACGACGGGATCACGCGGGTCTTCGAGGACGTCTTTGCCATCGACAACGAGTTCCGCCTCAGCGCGCTCCTCGATCACAACGGCAACCAGGCCCGGCTCTTCTACGAAAACGGCACCGGCCCGCTCCAGTTCGTGAACGACAGCGTGGGCCGCCTGCTCCGCGTGCGGCGGCACCGCGACGGCCGCATCGCCGCGTTCGAGGTGAAGAACGCGTCATCGAGGGGCGCCTGGACGTCCTTCCGCACGTACGAATACGATGAACGCGGAGATCTCGTGGTCGCGCGCGACGCCCTGGGGCACGCGATGACCTTCGCGTACGACATGGACCATCGGCTCGCGCTGGAGCGCTGGCCCACGGGCCTCGAGGTGCACTACCGCTACGATGACCGCGGTCGCTGCGTGGAGACGTGGTGCAACGACCCCAATGAACGCGCGCTCCTGGCCGAGGGCGTGCCCGAGGTGCTCGCGGACGGAAGTCGCGCAAAGGGGGTCCTGCACGCGAAGGTCGAGTACTGCGGGGACGAGAACAACGTCATCACCTCGCGCGCCCTGCGGAGGATCGGGGTCAACGCCTTTGGCAAGGCGGACCGGATCGTGTGGGCGGGACAGGTGCACGAGAATGTGTTCGACGATGCAGGCGAGCTCGTGGGGTATCGCGATGGCCTCGGGCGCACATGGCGGATGGGCGAGGCCGGCGGCGCGTACCGTGTGGTCGACCCGCTCGCTCAGGTGACGGAGTACCGCTACGACGATCGCGGCAATGTCGTGACCACGCGCGGCCCTGACGGCCTGGAGACGCAGCACGCGCGCGATCCTGACGGAAACCTGATCTACCTCTCCGACGCGATGGGGCTCGTCGCGAGCTTCCGCTACGACGAGCGCGGCTGCCTTGTCCACGCCGAGACAGCCGACGGCGGCAAGACGGCGATGACGTACGACGCGCTCTGCAACCGCATCGGGATCGTCGAGCCGGACGGCGGCGCGCGGGCGCTCCGCTACGATTTCCTCGGGCGGCTCGTGGAGATGCGGGACGAGAAGGGCGGGGTGCACCGCTGGATCTACGACGCGATGGGGCGCGTGGTCGAGCACCGCTCGCCGCTGGGCGCTCGCACGGTCACGAGCTACGACGAGGCCGGCCGCTTCGCCGGCGAGCGAGACGCGGATGGCCGCTGGTTCCGGCTGATCTACGCGGGCCTCCGCGAGGTGATCGCGGTCGAGCGGAGCGACGGCACGCGCGTCTCGTACGCCTACGATCGAGAGCTCGACTGGTACGCATCGTCAACGAGGAGGGCGACGTGCACACCATCGAGCGGGACCTCGAAGGGCGGATCCTCTCGGAGCGCACCTTCGACGGTCGCTGGCTGCGGTACAGGAACGATCAGGCCGGGCGGCTGTCGAGGATCACCTTCGACGACGGCGAATTCGTCGAGCTCGCCTACGACGAGCTCGATCGGCTGA
- a CDS encoding YwqJ-related putative deaminase gives MVRHRYRWDGEDLLEEAVERGASATGASAAFTLAERRRYAYSPGSPAPVAQAIDTEAGPGAWKYFVHRDGAPVPLGLVNADGSVDQVFETDAYGRVIAGDAAATLVRFPGHWYEPETGLHYNRWRYFDPASATYLSPEPLGLEGGLEAYGYVSGRPLALVDLDGLMGSDLSTRRLPQSQGGGTREFTGQSASERNVGGKGPLHDLHPAVAAALPQDSGRGQGRDPSWCSEPHAVSNYLYDYEERNRVKCDPGTSGGQRHLRRALRRMGPIGSTDVNGTACAPCPNCSQTLARLHALVGTGQQPETIPASPPKGGPPLNFRPAGAGAPLDRARQQAAQGNNAPLDDARRANATRYRQQLEADRAAGRNNHSDAEIERRANRVSGMTPGVFGGTGLNNDWGPT, from the coding sequence ATGGTGCGGCACCGCTACCGCTGGGATGGTGAGGACCTCCTGGAAGAGGCGGTCGAGCGCGGGGCGAGCGCTACAGGCGCATCCGCGGCGTTCACGCTGGCGGAGCGCCGGCGCTACGCGTACTCGCCGGGCTCGCCGGCGCCGGTCGCGCAGGCGATCGACACCGAGGCGGGCCCGGGCGCCTGGAAGTACTTCGTGCACCGGGACGGGGCGCCTGTGCCGCTCGGGCTCGTCAATGCTGACGGGAGCGTCGACCAGGTCTTCGAGACCGACGCGTACGGTCGGGTGATCGCGGGCGACGCGGCTGCCACGCTGGTCCGGTTCCCGGGGCACTGGTACGAGCCGGAGACCGGGCTCCACTACAACCGGTGGCGGTACTTCGATCCGGCGAGCGCGACGTACCTGAGCCCGGAGCCGCTGGGGCTAGAAGGGGGGCTCGAAGCGTACGGGTACGTGAGCGGGAGACCGCTCGCGTTGGTCGACCTGGATGGGCTGATGGGCTCCGACCTCAGCACCCGGCGCCTTCCGCAATCTCAAGGTGGCGGCACGCGCGAGTTCACCGGGCAGTCAGCCAGTGAGCGCAACGTTGGTGGGAAAGGGCCGCTGCACGATCTCCACCCGGCGGTCGCCGCCGCGCTCCCGCAAGACTCGGGGCGCGGTCAGGGCAGGGATCCGTCTTGGTGTTCCGAGCCCCATGCGGTCAGTAATTATCTCTACGATTACGAGGAACGAAATCGGGTAAAATGCGATCCGGGCACGTCCGGGGGCCAGCGACACCTCCGACGCGCCTTACGCCGCATGGGGCCGATCGGAAGCACCGATGTCAATGGAACCGCTTGCGCGCCGTGCCCAAACTGCTCGCAGACGCTGGCTCGCTTGCACGCGCTGGTAGGCACGGGCCAGCAGCCCGAGACGATTCCCGCGTCGCCTCCTAAAGGCGGACCGCCCCTCAACTTCAGGCCCGCAGGCGCGGGAGCACCGTTGGATCGAGCACGGCAGCAGGCCGCCCAGGGGAACAACGCACCTCTAGACGACGCGCGCAGGGCGAACGCAACGCGGTATCGACAGCAGCTCGAGGCCGACCGGGCGGCAGGACGCAACAATCATTCGGACGCGGAGATTGAGCGCCGCGCCAATCGCGTGTCCGGAATGACGCCGGGCGTCTTCGGAGGTACCGGCCTGAACAACGACTGGGGGCCGACGTGA
- a CDS encoding amidase, whose product MKVPRLTGRALTAARLAAEAPGSSAALREVMKRSLGIDRLASLPDAFRDDAPAEARPLQAAPPRRWEDAGLGAPPVRDWPRPALAYAAAYRKGATTPLRVAERALSALEALAAERPCMNIAVATLREATLRDADASTARHAEGRPRGPLDGVPLLVKDEFDVEGLPTTLGSPCGPQTPAPRDAAVVARLRQAGAVFLCKTVLTEWGMSPIGNSIHQRMPHNPHHKERAAGGSSTGSAVGVALGLAPLAASGDGGGSIRAPAALNGVFGLKPTFGRVSRAGDGFKGSVAHAGPIASSTADLARFLDAVASEPDPDDDLTAWAPPPPPGGFGARLGAGVRGLRIGVDEEEWRDASTPVASVCWGALRALEREGATLVDVKIPLARHAASIGYLVIGPESLAANQRAWREQRDLISEDLRVTFSLLSGVTALEQIDAARLRAGMRREVARALAGVDVLALPTTAITAPRYAQAEEGRAFLDPMALDGMCRFAFLGNLTGLPAGTAPVGVDAERLPIGLQILGDAWDEAAVLAVLAHLERSELARARRPPGAIDLLG is encoded by the coding sequence ATGAAGGTCCCCCGACTCACCGGCCGCGCGCTCACCGCGGCGCGCCTCGCCGCCGAGGCGCCCGGATCCTCCGCCGCGCTCCGGGAAGTGATGAAGCGCAGCCTGGGCATCGATCGCCTCGCCTCGCTTCCGGACGCCTTCCGCGACGACGCCCCCGCCGAGGCGCGCCCCCTCCAGGCCGCGCCGCCGCGGCGCTGGGAGGACGCCGGCCTCGGCGCGCCCCCTGTCCGCGACTGGCCCCGGCCCGCGCTCGCCTACGCCGCGGCCTACCGCAAGGGCGCCACCACCCCGCTCCGCGTCGCCGAGCGCGCGCTCTCGGCGCTCGAGGCGCTCGCCGCCGAGCGCCCGTGCATGAACATCGCCGTCGCCACCTTGCGCGAGGCGACGCTCAGGGACGCCGACGCGTCGACCGCGCGCCACGCCGAGGGGCGGCCGCGCGGCCCGCTCGACGGCGTGCCCCTGCTCGTCAAGGACGAGTTCGACGTCGAGGGCCTCCCGACGACGCTCGGCTCGCCCTGCGGCCCGCAGACGCCCGCGCCGCGCGACGCCGCCGTGGTCGCGCGGCTCCGGCAGGCGGGCGCCGTGTTCCTCTGCAAGACCGTGCTCACCGAGTGGGGCATGTCGCCGATCGGCAACAGCATCCACCAGCGCATGCCCCACAACCCGCACCACAAGGAGCGCGCCGCGGGCGGCTCCTCCACCGGCTCCGCCGTCGGCGTGGCGCTCGGGCTCGCGCCGCTCGCGGCCAGCGGCGACGGCGGCGGATCCATCCGGGCGCCGGCCGCGCTGAACGGCGTCTTCGGCCTCAAGCCGACCTTCGGCCGCGTCAGCCGCGCCGGCGACGGCTTCAAGGGCTCGGTCGCCCATGCCGGCCCGATCGCCAGCAGCACGGCCGATCTCGCGCGCTTCCTCGACGCCGTCGCGAGCGAGCCCGACCCCGACGACGACCTCACCGCGTGGGCGCCCCCGCCGCCCCCCGGAGGCTTCGGCGCGCGCCTCGGCGCCGGCGTGCGCGGCCTGCGCATCGGCGTCGACGAGGAGGAGTGGCGCGACGCCTCCACCCCGGTCGCGAGCGTGTGCTGGGGGGCGCTGCGCGCGCTCGAGCGCGAGGGAGCGACCCTCGTGGACGTGAAGATCCCCCTCGCGAGGCACGCGGCCTCCATCGGCTACCTCGTCATCGGCCCCGAGTCGCTCGCGGCGAACCAGCGCGCCTGGAGGGAGCAGCGCGACCTCATCAGCGAGGACCTGCGCGTCACCTTCAGCCTCCTCTCGGGCGTCACCGCGCTCGAGCAGATCGACGCCGCGCGGCTCCGCGCGGGCATGCGGCGCGAGGTGGCGCGCGCCCTCGCCGGCGTCGACGTCCTCGCGCTCCCGACGACGGCGATCACCGCGCCCCGCTACGCCCAGGCCGAGGAAGGCCGCGCCTTCCTGGATCCCATGGCCCTCGACGGCATGTGCCGCTTCGCCTTCCTCGGCAACCTCACCGGCCTCCCCGCCGGCACGGCGCCCGTCGGCGTCGACGCCGAGCGCCTGCCCATCGGCCTGCAGATCCTCGGCGACGCGTGGGACGAGGCGGCCGTCCTCGCCGTCCTCGCCCACCTCGAGAGGTCGGAGCTCGCGCGCGCGCGGCGCCCCCCGGGAGCGATCGATCTGCTCGGGTAA
- a CDS encoding acetoacetate decarboxylase family protein, whose protein sequence is MSQSAGSRPPDVKPAPAPWTLAGDATIVMLELPGPLLEEQSFIPEALRPRFEGRYSLLMALDYTSSNVGPYRELLFIPGRFRTRHGLCWSISKIYVSSWDSVVNGQRNWGIPKEHADLEIAREADGSERFRASQGGDVFADLRFAAAGPSLPASSALVPARLRRLVHHRDGHDYFCAPTARGSARHARLLEARVDPARLPRVDEGRVVFAVRLSRFQAEFPVADVELPPSS, encoded by the coding sequence ATGAGCCAGAGCGCCGGAAGTCGTCCTCCTGACGTGAAGCCAGCGCCGGCGCCGTGGACGCTGGCCGGCGATGCGACCATCGTGATGCTCGAGCTCCCGGGGCCGCTGCTCGAGGAGCAGAGCTTCATCCCGGAGGCGCTCCGCCCCCGCTTCGAGGGGCGCTACAGCCTGCTGATGGCCCTCGACTACACGTCATCGAACGTGGGGCCTTATCGCGAGCTCCTGTTCATCCCCGGGCGCTTCCGCACGCGACACGGCCTCTGCTGGTCCATCAGCAAGATCTACGTCAGCTCGTGGGACAGCGTGGTGAACGGGCAGCGCAACTGGGGCATCCCCAAGGAGCACGCCGATCTCGAGATCGCGCGCGAGGCGGACGGGAGCGAGCGATTCCGGGCGTCGCAGGGCGGTGACGTCTTCGCCGATCTGCGCTTCGCGGCCGCGGGCCCGAGCCTGCCCGCCTCGAGCGCGCTCGTGCCCGCGCGCCTCCGCCGGCTGGTGCACCACCGCGACGGGCACGACTATTTCTGCGCGCCGACCGCGCGCGGGAGCGCCCGCCACGCGCGCCTGCTCGAGGCGCGCGTCGATCCGGCGCGCTTGCCGCGCGTCGACGAGGGTCGTGTTGTGTTCGCCGTCCGGCTCTCCCGCTTCCAGGCCGAGTTCCCGGTCGCCGACGTCGAGCTCCCTCCCTCCTCCTGA
- a CDS encoding PilZ domain-containing protein, with product MEMLLASERRATRRAAIVECQAVRERGFRLLGTRAIDLSIDGMLVLTRARALTGEPVIVSFRIPETNVWIDATATIARTLHGRRQGDPGRAVGLRFDPLDRASIRRLRAALERFPPTYPYRAQRVDYAATAAMIALS from the coding sequence ATGGAGATGCTGCTCGCCAGCGAGCGCCGCGCCACGCGCCGCGCCGCGATCGTGGAGTGCCAGGCCGTGCGCGAGCGGGGCTTTCGGCTGCTCGGCACCCGGGCGATCGACCTGTCGATCGACGGCATGCTCGTGCTGACGCGCGCCCGCGCGCTCACGGGCGAGCCGGTGATCGTCTCGTTCCGGATCCCGGAGACGAACGTATGGATCGACGCGACGGCGACGATCGCGCGCACCCTCCACGGCCGGCGCCAGGGCGACCCGGGGCGCGCCGTGGGCCTGCGCTTCGACCCGCTCGACAGGGCGTCGATCCGGCGCCTGCGCGCGGCGCTCGAGCGCTTCCCGCCGACGTACCCCTACCGCGCGCAGCGCGTGGACTACGCGGCGACGGCCGCGATGATCGCGCTCAGCTGA